A DNA window from Setaria viridis chromosome 2, Setaria_viridis_v4.0, whole genome shotgun sequence contains the following coding sequences:
- the LOC117842254 gene encoding cyclin-C1-1 isoform X1, giving the protein MAANFWASSHCKQLLDNPEDADLVPAADRERGITPEEFRLVKIHMSFHIWRLAQAVKVRQRVIATAVTYFRRVYTRKSMSEYDPRLVAPTCLYLASKVEESTVQARLLVFYIKKMCGTGSDDKYRFEIKDILEMEMKLLEALDYYLVVFHPYRPLLQLLQDAGITDLTQFAWGLVNDTYKMDLILIYAPYMIALACIYIASVLKDKDTTSWFEELRVDMNIVKNISMEILDFYDTYKIDPQRGLPEDKISPVLNKLPAKS; this is encoded by the exons ATGGCCGCCAACTTCTGGGCGTCGTCGCACTG CAAGCAGCTGCTGGACAACCCGGAGGATGCGGAcctggtgccggcggcggaccGGGAGCGGGGCATCACGCCGGAGGAGTTCCGCCTCGTCAAGATCCACATGTCCTTCC ATATCTGGCGGCTGGCGCAGGCGGTGAAAGTTAGGCAAAG AGTTATAGCTACGGCAGTCACTTACTTCAGGCGTGTGTATACAAG AAAGAGCATGTCAGAGTATGATCCTCGTTTGGTTGCACCTACTTGTTTGTATTTGGCGTCAAAGGTGGAGGAGAGCACAGTGCAAGCACGGCTTCTTGTCTTCTACATAAAAAAGATGTGTG GTACAGGTTCCGATGATAAGTACCGGTTTGAAATTAAGGATATTCTTGAAATGGAAATGAAGCTCCTGGAAGCACTTGATTATTATTTGGTTGTTTTCCATCCATATCGTCCTCTCTTACA GTTATTGCAGGATGCTGGCATAACTGATCTGACACAATTTGCCTG GGGCCTCGTTAATGATACTTACAAGATGGATCTTATTCTCATATATGCACCCTATATGATTGCACTTGCCTGCATATACATTGCAAGTGTCCTTAAAGATAAGGACACCACTTCATGGTTTGAAGAACTCCGCGTCGACATGAACATT GTTAAGAATATCTCAATGGAAATTCTGGATTTCTATGACACTTACAAGATCGATCCTCAAAGGGGCCTCCCAGAGGATAAGATTAGCCCTGTGCTGAACAAGTTACCGGCAAAGTCTTAA
- the LOC117842254 gene encoding cyclin-C1-1 isoform X2: MAANFWASSHCKQLLDNPEDADLVPAADRERGITPEEFRLVKIHMSFHIWRLAQAVKVRQRVIATAVTYFRRVYTRKSMSEYDPRLVAPTCLYLASKVEESTVQARLLVFYIKKMCGSDDKYRFEIKDILEMEMKLLEALDYYLVVFHPYRPLLQLLQDAGITDLTQFAWGLVNDTYKMDLILIYAPYMIALACIYIASVLKDKDTTSWFEELRVDMNIVKNISMEILDFYDTYKIDPQRGLPEDKISPVLNKLPAKS, encoded by the exons ATGGCCGCCAACTTCTGGGCGTCGTCGCACTG CAAGCAGCTGCTGGACAACCCGGAGGATGCGGAcctggtgccggcggcggaccGGGAGCGGGGCATCACGCCGGAGGAGTTCCGCCTCGTCAAGATCCACATGTCCTTCC ATATCTGGCGGCTGGCGCAGGCGGTGAAAGTTAGGCAAAG AGTTATAGCTACGGCAGTCACTTACTTCAGGCGTGTGTATACAAG AAAGAGCATGTCAGAGTATGATCCTCGTTTGGTTGCACCTACTTGTTTGTATTTGGCGTCAAAGGTGGAGGAGAGCACAGTGCAAGCACGGCTTCTTGTCTTCTACATAAAAAAGATGTGTG GTTCCGATGATAAGTACCGGTTTGAAATTAAGGATATTCTTGAAATGGAAATGAAGCTCCTGGAAGCACTTGATTATTATTTGGTTGTTTTCCATCCATATCGTCCTCTCTTACA GTTATTGCAGGATGCTGGCATAACTGATCTGACACAATTTGCCTG GGGCCTCGTTAATGATACTTACAAGATGGATCTTATTCTCATATATGCACCCTATATGATTGCACTTGCCTGCATATACATTGCAAGTGTCCTTAAAGATAAGGACACCACTTCATGGTTTGAAGAACTCCGCGTCGACATGAACATT GTTAAGAATATCTCAATGGAAATTCTGGATTTCTATGACACTTACAAGATCGATCCTCAAAGGGGCCTCCCAGAGGATAAGATTAGCCCTGTGCTGAACAAGTTACCGGCAAAGTCTTAA
- the LOC117842257 gene encoding uncharacterized protein isoform X2: protein MSTVSSTRRAPRRLSQDGSADKVVVNLEASSPVVGSSPSFPVAGSRQGVSATVAGAQNSPIDVEAIEDEVQAISPSRVPPPRRNRRTRRQPVTVVDLEVEGSQQGNKRQRVVHCLSQNRGEGSSFQANKEVPKEPTFTCPICWNKMEEPATTPCGHIFCNTCIKQAIKVQKRCPTCRKGLRATSVHRIYLPSTAS, encoded by the exons ATGAGCACTGTCAGCAGCACAAGGCGTGCCCCGAGGAGACTGTCGCAAGATGGGTCTGCTGATAAAGTAGTGGTGAACTTGGAAGCAAGCTCCCCAGTGGTGGGAAGTTCACCGAGCTTCCCAGTGGCGGGAAGCCGTCAGGGAGTATCAGCCACTGTTGCTGGCGCACAAAACTCACCTATTGATGTGGAAGCCATTGAAGATGAAGTGCAGGCAATATCGCCATCACGAGTACCCCCTCCA AGGAGAAACAGGAGAACCAGGAGGCAACCTGTAACAGTGGTTGACTTGGAGGTTGAGGGTAGCCAGCAAG GGAACAAGCGCCAGAGGGTTGTACATTGCCTCTCTCAAAATAGGGGAGAAGGGTCCAGCTTTCAG GCAAATAAGGAGGTCCCCAAGGAACCAACTTTTACCTGCCCGATATGTTGGAATAAGATGGAGGAGCCCGCCACAACACCTTGTGGCCATATCTTCTGCAACACGTGCATTAAGCAAGCCATCAAGGTTCAGAAGAGATGTCCTACGTGCAGGAAGGGCCTGAGAGCAACTAGCGTCCATCGTATTTATCTTCCAAGCACCGCTAGTtaa
- the LOC117842257 gene encoding peroxisome biogenesis factor 10 isoform X1 produces MSTVSSTRRAPRRLSQDGSADKVVVNLEASSPVVGSSPSFPVAGSRQGVSATVAGAQNSPIDVEAIEDEVQAISPSRVPPPRRNRRTRRQPVTVVDLEVEGSQQVIYSVMGVSYDDASVSSDLPTGNKRQRVVHCLSQNRGEGSSFQANKEVPKEPTFTCPICWNKMEEPATTPCGHIFCNTCIKQAIKVQKRCPTCRKGLRATSVHRIYLPSTAS; encoded by the exons ATGAGCACTGTCAGCAGCACAAGGCGTGCCCCGAGGAGACTGTCGCAAGATGGGTCTGCTGATAAAGTAGTGGTGAACTTGGAAGCAAGCTCCCCAGTGGTGGGAAGTTCACCGAGCTTCCCAGTGGCGGGAAGCCGTCAGGGAGTATCAGCCACTGTTGCTGGCGCACAAAACTCACCTATTGATGTGGAAGCCATTGAAGATGAAGTGCAGGCAATATCGCCATCACGAGTACCCCCTCCA AGGAGAAACAGGAGAACCAGGAGGCAACCTGTAACAGTGGTTGACTTGGAGGTTGAGGGTAGCCAGCAAG TTATTTATTCAGTCATGGGTGTTTCATATGACGATGCATCTGTGTCTTCTGATCTTCCTACAGGGAACAAGCGCCAGAGGGTTGTACATTGCCTCTCTCAAAATAGGGGAGAAGGGTCCAGCTTTCAG GCAAATAAGGAGGTCCCCAAGGAACCAACTTTTACCTGCCCGATATGTTGGAATAAGATGGAGGAGCCCGCCACAACACCTTGTGGCCATATCTTCTGCAACACGTGCATTAAGCAAGCCATCAAGGTTCAGAAGAGATGTCCTACGTGCAGGAAGGGCCTGAGAGCAACTAGCGTCCATCGTATTTATCTTCCAAGCACCGCTAGTtaa